From the Chloroflexus aurantiacus J-10-fl genome, one window contains:
- a CDS encoding PQQ-dependent sugar dehydrogenase gives MNKRILFLSVITLVIATIGLAQVTYRLFLPVVQQGLAIPPEDDAGTRLQVAMDYAVRLYANGLNRPRLMAIGPDGSLYVAERGANRIVRLPDLDGDGKADQVIAVATNLPGVHSLEWYGTDLYAAGNATVWRLRDSDEDGQFSGSELAIVVDGLPNDGGHSTRTARIGPDGMLYVAVGSKCNITVGCSEGDPRRAAILRYTLDGGIPADNPFANDPDPRRRAVWAEGLRNSVDFIFLPDGRLWATHNGSDGLGNDLPPEEVIIEVEPGRHYGWPYCYTAEIGAVPAGAQEVRDERVPLDATFSSCAQATPARFTDLAHYAPLGIARLADGDVLIAYHGSWNADETPRDCRVQRIRVSDGTPVSSEPFLIGFRDNPQQECGSAWGRPAGVTVAANGTIFVSDDRNGNIYRIVPSSR, from the coding sequence ATGAACAAACGCATCTTGTTTCTGTCGGTGATAACGCTTGTCATTGCCACGATAGGGCTTGCCCAGGTCACCTATCGCCTGTTCTTGCCGGTTGTCCAGCAGGGACTGGCTATTCCGCCGGAAGACGATGCCGGTACTCGTTTGCAGGTAGCCATGGATTACGCGGTGCGTCTTTACGCAAACGGCCTCAATCGGCCACGGCTCATGGCTATCGGCCCCGATGGCAGCCTTTACGTGGCAGAGCGTGGTGCCAACCGAATTGTTCGTCTGCCCGATCTGGATGGCGATGGGAAGGCCGATCAGGTGATCGCTGTTGCCACCAATCTACCCGGCGTGCATAGCCTGGAATGGTACGGCACCGATCTCTACGCCGCCGGTAATGCCACGGTCTGGCGGCTGCGGGATAGCGATGAAGATGGTCAGTTCAGCGGTTCCGAACTAGCGATTGTGGTTGATGGGCTTCCGAACGATGGCGGTCATTCAACCCGCACCGCCCGCATTGGCCCGGACGGAATGCTCTACGTTGCCGTTGGCTCTAAGTGCAATATCACCGTTGGCTGTAGCGAAGGCGATCCGCGACGGGCAGCGATTCTCCGTTACACGTTAGACGGCGGTATTCCCGCCGACAATCCCTTCGCTAACGATCCCGATCCACGCCGGCGTGCTGTCTGGGCTGAAGGCTTGCGCAACAGCGTTGATTTCATCTTTTTACCCGATGGCCGGCTGTGGGCAACGCACAACGGTAGCGACGGGCTGGGGAACGATCTCCCACCCGAAGAGGTGATTATCGAGGTTGAGCCGGGCAGACATTACGGCTGGCCCTATTGCTATACGGCAGAGATAGGTGCAGTGCCCGCCGGCGCGCAGGAGGTTCGCGATGAACGGGTACCGCTCGACGCCACCTTCTCCAGTTGTGCCCAGGCTACACCGGCACGCTTTACCGACCTGGCCCATTACGCACCACTCGGTATCGCCCGATTGGCCGATGGTGATGTGTTGATCGCCTACCACGGCTCGTGGAATGCCGACGAGACACCACGCGACTGTCGGGTACAGCGTATCCGGGTCAGTGATGGTACACCGGTGAGTTCCGAACCATTTTTGATTGGGTTCCGCGACAATCCCCAGCAGGAGTGTGGCAGTGCCTGGGGCCGACCGGCAGGAGTCACCGTAGCCGCCAATGGCACCATCTTTGTCTCGGACGACCGCAACGGAAATATCTACCGCATTGTGCCATCGTCGAGATAG
- a CDS encoding EI24 domain-containing protein — protein sequence MQAFIDGLSFPLRAVRFIASQPMLWRYIVIPIALNILVGFVLYATLLWAGVRAIEALLADWPELIAWFVWLLLIIVLFVGIGYLMVRFGVVIGSPFYSRLSELIEEQLRGVARTTSPASPASIAYDLFRALLFELKKLIFLLAFGIPALLLNVLPGVGTMLGTAAGIVIGVTISCLDFFDPPLERRRLSFRAKLGYIRHHLPASAGFGLICLGLVSVPFLNLLAVPVCITAGTLFFCERSPVYLDDGTMR from the coding sequence ATGCAAGCATTTATTGACGGTTTGAGTTTTCCACTGCGCGCCGTACGGTTCATCGCTAGCCAGCCGATGCTCTGGCGCTACATCGTCATCCCGATTGCGCTGAATATTTTGGTAGGGTTCGTGCTCTACGCCACCCTGTTATGGGCCGGCGTTCGGGCAATCGAGGCGCTGCTCGCCGATTGGCCGGAGTTGATCGCGTGGTTCGTCTGGCTCTTACTGATCATTGTCCTCTTCGTCGGAATTGGCTACCTGATGGTACGCTTTGGCGTTGTCATCGGTTCGCCTTTTTACAGCCGCTTATCGGAACTGATTGAAGAACAGTTGCGCGGTGTTGCCAGAACAACGTCACCGGCTTCCCCGGCTTCTATCGCATACGATCTCTTCCGCGCCTTGCTGTTCGAGCTGAAGAAGTTGATCTTCTTGCTGGCGTTTGGGATACCCGCGCTATTGCTCAATGTGCTGCCTGGCGTCGGCACGATGCTGGGAACGGCAGCCGGGATCGTCATTGGCGTCACCATTTCATGTCTCGACTTTTTCGATCCACCGCTTGAGCGACGCCGACTGTCGTTTCGCGCGAAACTCGGCTATATTCGCCACCATCTCCCAGCCAGTGCCGGTTTTGGTTTGATCTGTCTGGGACTGGTGAGTGTGCCGTTCCTTAATCTTCTCGCTGTACCGGTCTGCATCACCGCAGGTACGCTCTTCTTTTGTGAGAGATCGCCTGTCTATCTCGACGATGGCACAATGCGGTAG
- a CDS encoding glycosyltransferase → MQILVLAPYPPYPPRGGGALRIFHLLRILAQHHRVTLLTFAPDAAAAQALSSLRDWLELHIVMGPPHRSLRQRAFTTLVSPLPDMALRNASPAYVTTLNNLLVSGQFDVVLAESIEMAPYLIQAQRHGLRTTLDEFNAEYLLQRRAAINDLRHVFRPKALVGGVYSLIQWLKLAAFERHILQTVDRVLVVSAEDEAALRRLAPRACLHLVPNGVDCTYFAPPVEAPHPTNDLVFVGTLDYRPNVDAVLWFVHEVFPLVKRMHPALRLRLIGRRPHRSLLSLHDDRHIVVTGEVADTRPVLAEAAAVVIPMRIGGGSRLKLLEALAMATPIVSTSLGAEGIPGLRNEEHLLLADTPSAFAHAVSRLVTDRTLAQHLGRNGRLFVCAGYDWSQIAARLEAAIRW, encoded by the coding sequence ATGCAGATACTTGTCCTGGCTCCATACCCGCCCTATCCGCCACGGGGTGGTGGCGCACTGCGCATCTTCCATCTGCTGCGCATCCTGGCCCAACATCATCGGGTGACGCTCCTTACCTTTGCTCCTGATGCTGCCGCAGCTCAGGCGCTATCGTCACTGCGGGATTGGCTGGAGCTGCACATTGTCATGGGGCCGCCACACCGTTCGCTGCGTCAGCGTGCATTCACGACGCTGGTTAGTCCACTCCCCGATATGGCCCTGCGGAACGCCAGCCCGGCGTATGTCACCACCCTGAACAACCTGTTAGTCAGTGGGCAGTTCGATGTCGTGCTGGCCGAAAGTATCGAGATGGCGCCATATCTGATACAGGCGCAGCGGCATGGTCTACGAACAACCCTCGACGAGTTTAACGCCGAATACCTGCTGCAACGACGCGCAGCCATCAATGATTTGCGACACGTGTTCCGCCCCAAAGCGCTCGTTGGTGGCGTCTACTCACTCATTCAGTGGCTGAAACTGGCAGCTTTTGAGCGGCACATCCTTCAGACCGTGGATCGCGTGCTGGTTGTCTCGGCAGAAGATGAAGCTGCACTGCGTCGGTTGGCGCCTCGTGCCTGTCTACATCTCGTACCAAACGGGGTAGATTGTACGTATTTCGCGCCGCCTGTTGAAGCGCCGCACCCAACCAATGATCTGGTCTTTGTGGGGACACTTGACTATCGGCCCAACGTTGATGCGGTGCTCTGGTTTGTGCACGAGGTATTTCCGCTTGTCAAGCGGATGCATCCCGCTCTACGCCTGCGTCTCATCGGGCGGCGCCCTCATCGGAGTCTGCTCTCCCTGCACGACGATCGGCATATCGTGGTAACCGGTGAAGTTGCCGATACCCGTCCGGTGCTGGCGGAAGCTGCGGCGGTTGTGATTCCGATGCGGATCGGCGGTGGCTCGCGGCTGAAACTCCTGGAAGCACTGGCAATGGCCACCCCAATTGTCAGTACCTCGCTGGGGGCGGAAGGGATTCCCGGTCTGCGCAATGAGGAACATCTCTTGCTGGCCGATACCCCGTCCGCGTTTGCCCACGCTGTCTCGCGCCTGGTCACCGATAGGACGCTGGCGCAACACCTGGGTCGTAACGGCCGTCTATTCGTCTGTGCCGGGTACGATTGGTCACAAATCGCAGCACGGCTGGAAGCAGCTATCCGTTGGTAG
- a CDS encoding peptidase C39 family protein — protein sequence MTPHHLLYHWDEAAIDTWERAAPVSADDPHARIAMVSPPLVTHDALSIIPSWIADTPSASWIELQLRVQQHGTWSTWFRLAAWDSDGTHRTSFADQRHEAGTVATDTLQLHTPAQAVQVRVLLCGLPGADMPAMSELFLCITTTAQPVTASTQPSLSAISLPLLLCQYDYPGGEGWCSPTTVQMVLAYWHAQVADPRLAPFAERTTLPDLTVAGIFDPGWDGTGNWSFNTAFAAQFGLRAYVTRFDTLEQVSRWTAAGVPVIISVAWEHGQVDDAPGRTSGHLTIVRGFTDTHALIAEPAGRERILRAYPQSQLATAWQANSVGTVYLIYPPDWPRPEPGPTDAWV from the coding sequence ATGACACCCCACCATCTCCTGTACCATTGGGACGAGGCGGCCATTGACACCTGGGAACGGGCAGCACCTGTATCGGCTGATGATCCGCACGCCCGCATTGCAATGGTTAGCCCTCCACTCGTGACGCACGATGCGCTCTCGATCATTCCGAGCTGGATTGCCGATACGCCTTCGGCAAGCTGGATTGAGCTTCAGCTTCGCGTACAACAGCATGGCACCTGGAGCACCTGGTTTCGGTTGGCTGCCTGGGATAGCGACGGCACTCACCGTACCAGTTTTGCTGACCAACGACATGAGGCCGGCACTGTTGCTACCGATACGCTGCAATTGCACACACCAGCACAGGCTGTTCAGGTGCGTGTGTTGCTCTGCGGTCTCCCCGGTGCTGATATGCCGGCAATGAGTGAGCTGTTTCTTTGCATTACCACGACTGCGCAGCCGGTGACTGCTTCTACGCAACCATCCCTGTCGGCAATTAGTCTGCCGCTGCTACTGTGTCAGTACGATTATCCTGGCGGCGAGGGATGGTGCAGTCCCACAACCGTACAAATGGTGCTGGCATACTGGCATGCTCAGGTGGCCGATCCGCGTCTCGCACCGTTTGCCGAACGCACGACATTACCCGATCTGACGGTGGCCGGTATCTTCGATCCAGGCTGGGATGGCACCGGCAACTGGTCATTCAATACGGCGTTTGCAGCTCAATTCGGTTTGCGGGCATACGTGACTCGTTTCGACACCCTGGAACAGGTTAGCCGTTGGACGGCTGCCGGTGTGCCGGTGATTATAAGCGTGGCCTGGGAGCACGGTCAGGTTGATGATGCCCCCGGTCGCACCAGCGGCCATCTGACCATTGTCCGCGGTTTTACCGACACCCACGCGCTGATCGCCGAACCAGCCGGGCGCGAACGGATACTGCGCGCATATCCGCAATCCCAACTGGCAACAGCGTGGCAGGCCAATTCCGTCGGTACCGTGTATCTGATCTACCCGCCTGATTGGCCTCGTCCCGAACCCGGCCCGACTGATGCATGGGTGTGA
- a CDS encoding lactate racemase domain-containing protein, which produces MQITLNIEHIRADTPLPPLFRVRQRWQTSPIADVAAVVYAELDKIGLAGHIQPGMRIAVTAGSRGISNIVTITAAAVAWLRAHGAEPFIVPAMGSHGGATAEGQVALLASLGITEQSVGCPIRATMDVVELGRIADGTPVYMDRFAAEADGVLVINRIKTHTSFKAPIESGLAKMCAVGLGKRQGAEIVHRTAVYGLKEQLVPMARMVVERGRVLAGLAILEDARDQTAAIVALPPAEIGGAGEAELLLRSKEMMARLPFDRLDVLVVDRIGKNISGTGMDTNVIGRLPIPGEPPPDRPVINVIVVLDLTPETHGNANGIGLADITTARLAAKIDFHATYVNVLTAGLVGLCKGGLPITLPTERDAVAMAIKTCGQPDLAAVRLVRIPDTLHLEELLVSEALLPEVTAHPNLELLGPAEWVLDCVEG; this is translated from the coding sequence ATGCAGATCACGCTCAACATTGAGCACATTCGGGCCGATACGCCACTTCCTCCGCTCTTTCGTGTTCGTCAGCGCTGGCAGACATCGCCCATAGCCGATGTCGCAGCAGTCGTCTATGCTGAACTCGACAAAATCGGGCTGGCCGGCCACATCCAGCCTGGTATGCGGATTGCCGTGACTGCCGGCAGTCGCGGGATTAGCAATATCGTGACGATTACAGCGGCGGCAGTGGCCTGGCTGCGTGCCCACGGTGCTGAACCCTTTATCGTGCCGGCGATGGGAAGTCACGGTGGAGCAACGGCGGAAGGTCAGGTGGCCCTCCTTGCGTCGCTCGGCATCACCGAACAGTCGGTTGGTTGCCCGATTCGGGCAACGATGGATGTGGTCGAACTGGGGCGGATCGCCGATGGTACGCCGGTCTACATGGATCGGTTCGCAGCCGAAGCCGATGGGGTGTTGGTGATCAATCGCATCAAGACCCACACATCGTTTAAGGCCCCGATTGAGAGTGGTCTGGCGAAAATGTGTGCCGTCGGTTTGGGAAAACGCCAGGGTGCCGAGATTGTGCATCGTACTGCGGTCTACGGCCTGAAAGAGCAGTTGGTGCCGATGGCGCGGATGGTGGTTGAGCGGGGGAGAGTGCTGGCCGGGCTGGCAATCCTGGAAGATGCCCGCGATCAGACGGCGGCAATTGTGGCTCTGCCACCCGCAGAGATTGGTGGCGCCGGTGAAGCTGAGTTGCTGCTGCGCAGCAAAGAGATGATGGCCCGCTTGCCCTTCGACCGTCTGGATGTGCTGGTGGTTGATCGCATCGGTAAGAACATCAGTGGTACCGGCATGGATACGAACGTGATCGGGCGTTTGCCTATTCCCGGTGAGCCACCACCTGATCGTCCGGTGATTAATGTGATTGTGGTGCTTGATCTTACCCCCGAAACACACGGGAATGCGAATGGGATCGGCCTTGCCGACATTACGACGGCGCGTCTGGCTGCGAAGATCGATTTTCACGCCACCTATGTGAATGTGTTGACGGCTGGTTTGGTTGGTCTGTGCAAAGGTGGATTGCCGATAACCCTGCCTACCGAACGTGATGCAGTGGCGATGGCGATCAAGACGTGTGGTCAGCCTGATCTGGCGGCAGTGCGGCTGGTACGCATTCCCGACACGCTTCATCTGGAAGAGTTGCTGGTCAGTGAAGCACTCTTGCCGGAGGTTACAGCTCACCCCAATCTTGAATTACTCGGCCCCGCTGAATGGGTTCTCGATTGCGTTGAAGGATAA
- a CDS encoding DUF488 family protein yields the protein MLYRQKVLLALIDVFGGTIDRLYLQKMLFLLSQRQEKPIYEFVPYYYGGFSFTAQWDINALFRKGFLAVDKHTVTLVQKHPQLFDSVTERDMHFLHELCQQYRYKARNDLLRELYEQYPYYAQQSKILDEILDDEAKRRIKQCQDEESRIVLFTIGYEGRSLENYLNTLIRNGIKILVDVRNNPVSMKPGFSKSQLRTYCENLGIGYIHIPEVGIVSELRKNLKSQEDYEELFAAYRREILPTTVSFQQRILNILLCYHRIALTCFEAESQRCHRSHLADAISKLPEFSYEVVHL from the coding sequence ATGCTATATCGTCAAAAAGTACTGCTCGCCTTAATAGACGTATTTGGTGGAACAATAGATAGGCTATACCTGCAAAAAATGCTCTTTCTGCTTAGCCAGCGCCAGGAAAAACCTATCTACGAATTTGTTCCTTACTATTATGGTGGCTTTTCGTTTACCGCTCAGTGGGACATAAACGCATTATTTAGAAAAGGTTTTCTGGCGGTAGATAAACATACAGTAACACTTGTACAAAAACATCCACAGTTGTTCGATAGTGTTACTGAGCGTGATATGCATTTTCTGCATGAACTTTGTCAGCAATATCGATATAAAGCCAGAAATGATCTGCTTAGAGAGTTATACGAGCAATATCCTTACTATGCTCAGCAGAGTAAAATCCTTGATGAGATTTTGGATGACGAAGCAAAACGACGAATAAAACAATGTCAGGATGAAGAATCAAGGATTGTATTATTTACTATCGGTTATGAAGGTCGCTCTTTGGAAAACTACCTTAATACATTGATTAGAAATGGTATTAAAATCCTGGTAGATGTGCGCAATAATCCAGTGAGTATGAAGCCAGGTTTTAGTAAGAGCCAGCTACGAACATATTGTGAGAATCTGGGTATCGGGTATATTCATATTCCAGAAGTTGGGATTGTCTCGGAACTGAGAAAGAATTTGAAATCGCAGGAGGATTATGAAGAACTGTTTGCCGCTTATCGTCGAGAGATTCTGCCCACGACCGTATCGTTTCAACAACGCATTTTGAACATTCTTCTGTGTTATCACCGTATCGCTCTTACCTGTTTTGAAGCTGAGAGCCAGCGCTGCCATCGCAGTCATCTGGCCGATGCAATCAGCAAATTGCCCGAATTTTCCTACGAAGTAGTACATCTTTGA
- a CDS encoding glycosyltransferase family 2 protein encodes MLAIIIVSWNVRDLLRRCLSAVQAALAAGNLSAEIIVVDNDSHDGTAAMIRQEFPAVHVIEAGANLGFTAANNLALRTLLARPDGGPEFILFLNPDTEPQADAIPRLVGFLQEHPAAIAVGPRLLYSDGSQQSSRRRFPTPLTMIWESTPWERLWPRNPWARAYHCADRSADRVQRVGWLVGAALLVRTTAIRQAGLLDERFFMYSEELEWQWRLQWQNPVAPAPDRSRREHVEVCSQIWYLPDAVVIHHEGKSSEQVPLVRHRYFQQSRLLLARMWYGWVTAALLRRLICLGYQYELIIEALKLALGHRPELRRQRIVLYQQVLYTLNNTR; translated from the coding sequence ATGCTGGCAATCATCATTGTATCCTGGAATGTGCGTGATCTGCTGCGACGCTGCCTGAGCGCTGTTCAGGCAGCGCTGGCTGCGGGCAATCTCTCTGCTGAGATCATTGTGGTTGACAATGACAGCCATGATGGTACAGCGGCCATGATCCGTCAGGAATTTCCCGCCGTGCATGTGATCGAAGCCGGTGCCAATCTCGGTTTTACCGCCGCCAACAATCTGGCCCTGCGCACGCTGCTGGCGCGACCGGATGGCGGGCCGGAGTTTATCTTGTTCCTCAACCCGGATACCGAACCACAGGCTGACGCGATTCCGCGCCTGGTCGGTTTTCTGCAAGAGCATCCGGCAGCTATCGCTGTCGGCCCTCGTTTACTGTACAGCGATGGAAGTCAACAATCCTCGCGCCGTCGCTTTCCAACGCCGCTGACCATGATCTGGGAGAGTACGCCGTGGGAGCGCCTCTGGCCGCGTAATCCATGGGCACGCGCTTACCACTGCGCCGACCGGTCTGCCGACCGGGTGCAACGGGTGGGCTGGCTGGTTGGTGCCGCACTGCTGGTACGGACAACGGCTATCCGTCAGGCAGGCTTGCTCGACGAGCGGTTTTTTATGTACAGCGAGGAACTCGAATGGCAGTGGCGTTTGCAGTGGCAAAACCCAGTCGCGCCGGCACCTGATCGATCCCGGCGCGAGCATGTGGAAGTGTGCAGTCAAATCTGGTACCTTCCTGATGCTGTGGTTATCCATCATGAAGGAAAAAGCAGCGAACAGGTGCCACTCGTTCGCCATCGCTACTTTCAGCAGAGCCGTCTCCTGCTGGCTCGCATGTGGTACGGTTGGGTTACCGCAGCCCTCTTGCGTCGTCTGATTTGTCTGGGGTACCAGTATGAATTGATCATCGAGGCACTCAAACTGGCGCTCGGTCATCGGCCAGAGCTGCGGCGGCAGCGGATTGTGCTCTATCAGCAGGTGTTGTATACCTTGAATAATACCCGGTAG
- a CDS encoding glycoside hydrolase family 2 protein: MYLVTLQDNWQIRPLNEFSHGIYPRHDSEWLPAIVPAHWQQLPGLETHSGKVVYRCRFPNPPEVSRVSGERRWLRINGAFYYRHTYLNGIDLGAHEGYFEPTEHDITTLLRAQNTLIIELDCPDEHNKIGKRMITGVFSHWDCFDPQANPGGIWLPVEMHYSGPVRLHQARLRTEHCDARLAQLRFALDLDAAQAVTIRSELIFAPLTFHGETQVFTVQRRLRGGKQTVQGLLKLREPRRWWTHDLGRPDLYQVTVRIWLDDCLSDEQSFAYGVRTFELRDWIPHLNGERFLAKGNNYPPGDMRIATMNRERAERDLSLARDCHMNMLRVHAHIDHPAFYDAADAAGILLWQDFPLQWLYRPDVLPAARHQARAMVRLLGNHPSIAIWCMHNEAIHLEDTADESLPARLRTYQSAFVFSWNRDVMDVQLKQIVEEEDPTRPVVRSSGEPDVPYVRTGTDAHAYFGWYRTYGSLADGEAVRARFPGNLRFVTEFGAQSFPNLESSLRFMPDPLDDAAINRLIERHGLQAEIMSAWYPWRQATSLAEVIEMSQNYQAELNRFYIDRLRYHKYRPTGGIIAFLFVDPYPAVLWSVIDYWRVPKRSYYALRDCFRPQYVFTLIEPRTFTIGEAIDLPIYAVNDAREPLVGAQLTISLYDPTDTELATVVRYLDLPADSLATEVDRLRLTPIRAGEYTIVLRLIGAGPEFTNRYRLTAEEKTP, translated from the coding sequence ATGTATCTCGTTACCCTGCAGGATAACTGGCAGATTCGCCCGCTGAACGAATTTTCGCACGGCATCTACCCGCGTCACGATAGCGAATGGCTACCAGCCATCGTTCCGGCTCACTGGCAACAATTACCAGGGCTGGAAACCCACAGTGGCAAGGTGGTCTACCGCTGTCGCTTCCCCAACCCGCCTGAAGTGAGTCGTGTCTCTGGTGAACGGCGCTGGTTGCGCATTAACGGCGCGTTCTACTATCGGCACACCTATCTTAATGGGATCGATCTGGGTGCCCACGAGGGCTATTTCGAGCCGACTGAGCACGACATCACTACCTTGCTGCGTGCCCAGAACACCTTAATCATCGAACTCGATTGTCCTGATGAACACAACAAAATCGGCAAACGGATGATTACGGGGGTCTTTTCGCATTGGGATTGTTTCGACCCCCAGGCTAATCCGGGAGGTATCTGGTTGCCGGTCGAGATGCACTACAGTGGCCCTGTGCGCCTCCACCAGGCTCGCCTGCGCACCGAACATTGTGACGCCCGGCTGGCGCAGTTGCGTTTTGCCCTTGACCTCGACGCTGCCCAGGCCGTGACCATCCGCAGCGAATTGATCTTCGCGCCGCTGACATTCCACGGTGAAACACAGGTCTTTACCGTTCAGCGTCGCTTGCGGGGCGGCAAACAAACCGTGCAGGGTCTTTTAAAATTGCGCGAACCGCGTCGTTGGTGGACGCATGATTTGGGCCGCCCCGATCTCTATCAGGTGACCGTGCGCATCTGGCTTGATGACTGCCTGAGCGATGAGCAATCATTTGCGTATGGTGTGCGCACCTTTGAATTGCGCGACTGGATTCCCCATCTGAACGGTGAGCGGTTTCTGGCCAAGGGAAACAACTACCCGCCCGGCGATATGCGGATTGCGACGATGAATCGCGAGCGTGCTGAGCGCGATCTATCCCTGGCACGCGATTGCCACATGAACATGCTCCGCGTTCATGCCCACATCGACCATCCGGCCTTCTACGATGCGGCTGATGCCGCCGGGATACTGCTCTGGCAAGATTTTCCGCTCCAGTGGCTGTATCGACCAGACGTGCTACCGGCAGCCCGTCACCAGGCCCGGGCTATGGTACGCTTGCTCGGCAATCATCCCAGTATTGCGATCTGGTGCATGCACAACGAAGCGATCCACCTCGAAGATACTGCCGATGAATCGCTCCCGGCGCGGCTACGTACCTATCAATCGGCATTTGTCTTTAGCTGGAACCGTGATGTGATGGATGTGCAGTTGAAGCAGATCGTCGAAGAAGAAGACCCAACCCGACCGGTAGTGCGTTCGTCGGGTGAGCCAGATGTTCCCTACGTGCGTACCGGCACCGACGCCCATGCCTACTTCGGCTGGTATCGCACCTACGGTTCGCTGGCCGATGGAGAAGCGGTACGGGCGCGTTTTCCGGGAAACCTGCGCTTCGTGACCGAGTTCGGTGCGCAGAGTTTTCCCAACCTCGAGAGCAGCCTGCGCTTTATGCCTGATCCGCTCGACGATGCTGCGATCAATCGCCTGATAGAACGGCATGGTCTACAGGCAGAGATCATGTCGGCCTGGTATCCCTGGCGGCAGGCAACATCACTGGCCGAAGTGATCGAGATGTCACAGAACTATCAGGCCGAACTGAATCGCTTCTACATTGATCGCCTTCGCTACCATAAATATCGTCCAACCGGTGGTATCATCGCCTTTCTCTTCGTCGATCCGTACCCCGCTGTTTTGTGGAGCGTGATCGACTACTGGCGGGTGCCCAAACGTTCGTACTACGCTCTGCGCGACTGTTTTCGCCCACAATATGTCTTTACCCTGATCGAGCCGCGCACATTTACCATTGGCGAAGCAATTGATCTTCCTATCTACGCCGTCAACGATGCCCGCGAGCCGCTGGTTGGTGCGCAACTGACCATCAGCCTGTACGACCCCACCGATACCGAACTGGCTACCGTTGTTCGCTACCTCGATCTCCCTGCCGACTCTCTGGCAACCGAAGTTGATCGCCTGCGCCTCACACCAATCCGTGCCGGCGAGTACACCATTGTGCTGCGCCTGATCGGAGCCGGGCCGGAGTTTACCAATCGCTATCGGTTAACTGCGGAAGAGAAGACACCCTAA
- a CDS encoding acyl-CoA dehydrogenase family protein, translating into MTIASERGIDLFHFDELLTPRERALRDKVRAFCNEHVLPIINDYWERAEFPFELIPRIAELGIVGGTIQGYGCPGFSSVEVGLIAAELARGDGSVGTFVGVTSGLAMGAIAACGSEEQKQRWLPAMARLEKIGAFALTEPYVGSDAAHIRTTAKRVSGGYLLNGAKRWIGNATFADVIVVWAQDEETGRIGGFLVEKGTPGYRATKIEGKIAKRSVINADITLENVFVPEENRLPLARSFRDTANILKNTRYGVAWEAVGHAQAAYELALEYTLQREQFGRPIAGFQLVQQKLVHMLGDLTAIQLMAWRLSKLRDEDESQITEGMASLAKQYCAAKARQIVALGREVLGGNGILLDRHIARHFADIEAVYTYEGTNEINTLVVGREITGIAAFV; encoded by the coding sequence ATGACGATCGCAAGCGAGCGCGGTATCGATCTCTTCCACTTCGACGAACTCCTCACCCCGCGCGAGCGCGCACTTCGCGATAAGGTGCGCGCATTTTGTAACGAGCACGTGTTGCCGATCATCAACGATTACTGGGAGCGAGCCGAATTTCCCTTCGAGCTGATTCCCCGGATCGCCGAATTAGGGATCGTCGGTGGCACCATCCAGGGCTACGGTTGTCCGGGATTCTCCAGTGTTGAAGTTGGGCTGATCGCTGCCGAGCTGGCCCGCGGTGATGGCAGTGTCGGCACATTTGTCGGCGTAACCAGTGGTCTGGCAATGGGTGCCATCGCTGCCTGCGGTTCAGAGGAGCAGAAGCAACGCTGGCTACCGGCGATGGCCCGGCTAGAAAAGATTGGTGCGTTTGCCCTCACCGAGCCTTACGTCGGTTCCGATGCGGCTCACATTCGCACCACTGCCAAACGTGTGAGTGGCGGCTACCTGCTCAACGGCGCCAAGCGTTGGATCGGGAACGCTACCTTTGCCGACGTGATCGTGGTGTGGGCCCAGGATGAAGAGACTGGTCGGATTGGCGGATTTTTGGTCGAGAAGGGCACCCCCGGCTATCGGGCAACCAAGATCGAAGGCAAGATTGCCAAGCGTTCGGTCATCAATGCCGACATTACCCTGGAGAACGTCTTCGTGCCGGAAGAGAATCGCCTGCCGTTGGCCCGCTCGTTCCGTGATACGGCGAATATCTTGAAGAACACCCGCTATGGGGTCGCCTGGGAAGCAGTTGGTCACGCTCAGGCTGCCTACGAACTGGCACTTGAGTACACCCTCCAGCGCGAGCAGTTTGGCCGTCCGATTGCCGGCTTCCAGTTGGTGCAGCAGAAGCTGGTTCATATGCTCGGTGATCTCACTGCGATCCAGTTGATGGCCTGGCGGCTGAGCAAGCTCCGCGACGAGGACGAAAGCCAGATCACCGAGGGTATGGCGTCGCTTGCCAAGCAATACTGTGCAGCCAAGGCACGCCAGATTGTTGCCCTGGGCCGTGAAGTACTCGGCGGCAACGGGATTCTGCTCGACCGGCATATTGCACGCCACTTTGCCGATATTGAAGCTGTCTATACCTACGAGGGCACCAACGAGATTAATACCCTGGTTGTCGGGCGCGAGATTACCGGGATTGCCGCATTTGTATAA